Genomic window (Campylobacter concisus):
AGCCCACAAAGTCTTACAAATGCTATGCAAACGGCTAGAGCCCAAGGCTTTAATTATTTTATCGCGGCCCTTACATCAAATGGTGCAAACATTATAAATTCGCTAGTTCTATCAAATGAGCTTATCTACATTCCAAGCGTTCATAGCTCTTTTATCATAAATCCAAAACCAAATTTGATCTTTGGTGGCATTGATTATAAAGACCAAATTTCAGCTTTGCTAGCTTACTCGAACGAAAAAATAGTTGCATTTGATGATGGTAGTTCATTAGGGCAAAAGCTAAATGAATATGTCCGAATGCAAAGTAGTAATTATCATGAAGCCACTATCGTAGGTAAAGATATAAATTTAAACGACACCTTAAGTAAAAAATCCAAATTTGATGACGCAAGTATATTTTTAAACATCCCAATCATCAAAGCTTCTCTTGTAGCAATGCAGATGAGAGGCTTTGAGATAAAACCATACGCACTTTTAAGCACACAGATAAATTTTTTACCAAATATCTTTAATGCTATCGCGCAAAGAGATAGACAAAATCTTTTCATCGCAAACTCACTAAATCCTATTAACGACTTATTTTTGGGACTTGGCGATCTTTTTGATGTAGATTTTAGATATTCACAAATCGGCTATTCAAGTGCTTTTGGTGCCGAGTATATATATACAAATTTTATAGATAAAAGTGCTGATAGAATTTTTACCGAAAGAGTTGAAAACTCACAAGTTTTATATGGAGTTAAAATTTATAACGCAAAAGGCGACCACTTTGACGAAGCAAATCAAGAAATTTTGCTCGATCAAAATAGCTCGATGTAAAAGCACAAAGTGGCTAAAGCTAAATTTTTAAACTTAACCACGATCTAAAATTTAGAATTCTCCAAAAATTTCTTTATCTCGTCATTTATCTTAGTAAGCTTTTTTTCTTTCATAAAGGCTAACGTAATCGTCGCTCTAAAGAGCAGTTTTTCAGCATTTTTGTCATCAAATTTATAAATTTCTTGCTCCAAAACAAGACTAGCTTTTTTAAGCTCTAAAATTTTGGTTCTAACAAATACTTCATCGCCAAGCACAGCAGAAGCTATAAATTTAGCCTCAAGCGACGAAACTAAAAAATATCCGCTCTCTTTTGTGAAATTTAGCCCAGCCCGAAAAAATGCTTCACTTCTAGCTCGCTCGCAAAATTTAATGTAGTTTGTATGATAGACTATGCCGCCCGCGTCAGTATCTTCGTAGTAGATTCGTATTTTCACGGTATTTCCTTTAAATTTAAAATACAAAGCTCTAGTTTACTATAATTTTGGCTTACTTTAATCATAGCCTAGGTTACTAGAGCTTGCTTGCCAGACAGATATTTAAGGCATGCAAATACTATTTGCTTTAGCCTTAGATTTTGTTTCTAGCAATCGAATATGCAATTTTATTAATTTTTTTATTATTTTATTTAAATTTTGTCACCAAATGATGCAGTTGTCAGGTTGTTCTCCAAAAATGATTTTAAACAACTAGGGGTAATGGCATAAGTAGTCAAAGTCAAAATTCCAGTATCGATTCCAAAAGATATTTTACATTTATACCTATTAGTTAAAAGTTTTTGATTTCTACTACCCACCTCTTCTTTT
Coding sequences:
- a CDS encoding YbgC/FadM family acyl-CoA thioesterase, whose translation is MKIRIYYEDTDAGGIVYHTNYIKFCERARSEAFFRAGLNFTKESGYFLVSSLEAKFIASAVLGDEVFVRTKILELKKASLVLEQEIYKFDDKNAEKLLFRATITLAFMKEKKLTKINDEIKKFLENSKF